A region from the Rosa rugosa chromosome 6, drRosRugo1.1, whole genome shotgun sequence genome encodes:
- the LOC133718902 gene encoding uncharacterized protein LOC133718902 has protein sequence MKAVVVTTPGGPEVLRVQEVEDPEIKDDEVLIRVEATALNGADTFQRKGLYPPPPGSSHYLGVECSGTIEAVGKHVSRWKVGDQVCALLNGGGYAEKVAVPAGQVLPVPPGISLKDAASFPEVACTVWSTIFMMSRLSSGETLLVHGGSSGIGTFAIQIAKYWGVRVFVTAGSEEKLAACKELGADVGINYKTEDFVTRVKEETGGKGVEVILDSIGQAYFKCNLDSLAFDGRLFVIGTLSGAVSEIDLRMVLSKRLTIQAAGLRFRSPENKAVIVREVEENVWPAIVAGKVKTVVYKRFPLSEAAEAHQLLETSQHIGKILLFP, from the exons ATGAAGGCGGTAGTGGTAACGACCCCCGGCGGACCGGAGGTCCTCCGAGTACAAGAAGTAGAAGACCCAGAAATCAAGGACGACGAGGTTCTTATCAGAGTGGAGGCCACCGCGCTGAACGGAGCCGACACTTTTCAGAGGAAGGGACTGTACCCACCACCTCCGGGGTCCAGTCACTACCTGGGCGTCGAATGTTCTGGAACCATCGAGGCCGTCGGGAAACACGTGTCAAGATGGAAAGTGGGTGATCAG GTGTGTGCTTTACTTAATGGAGGAGGGTATGCTGAGAAGGTGGCTGTTCCGGCGGGACAGGTTCTACCGGTTCCACCTGGGATTTCTTTGAAGGATGCTGCGAGCTTTCCGGAGGTGGCGTGCACTGTCTGGTCCACCATTTTTATGATGAGCCGGCTATCTTCGGGCGAAACACTTTTG GTTCATGGGGGTTCCAGCGGAATCGGTACATTTGCTATTCAGATTGCTAAATACTGGGGAGTAAGGGTATTTGTCACAGCAG GTAGTGAGGAAAAGTTAGCAGCTTGTAAGGAGCTTGGGGCTGACGTAGGTATCAATTACAAGACGGAGGACTTTGTTACACGGGTAAAGGAAGAGACAGGCGGCAAAG GTGTTGAAGTCATCTTGGATAGCATTGGGCAAGCCTATTTTAAATGTAACCTTGACAGCTTAGCTTTTGATGGGAGGCTTTTTGTCATTGGGACACTGAGTGGCGCTGTCTCAGAAATAGATCTTCGTATGgtgctttcaaagcgcctcaccATCCAAG CGGCTGGTTTGCGATTCAGAAGTCCAGAAAACAAAGCAGTAATTGTTAGAGAGGTGGAGGAGAACGTGTGGCCTGCAATTGTGGCTGGCAAGGTGAAAACTGTTGTCTACAAGCGTTTCCCATTATCTGAAGCCGCTGAGGCTCACCAGCTATTGGAAACTAGCCAGCATATCGGAAAGATACTACTTTTTCCGTGA